A window of the Emys orbicularis isolate rEmyOrb1 chromosome 1, rEmyOrb1.hap1, whole genome shotgun sequence genome harbors these coding sequences:
- the TST gene encoding thiosulfate sulfurtransferase: MVQKVLYRALVSTKWLSESVLAKRIGPSLRVLDASWYSPGERDAQQEFRDRHVPGASFFDIEECKDKSSPYELMLPSEAHFADYVGHLGISNDTHVVVYDGDDLGSFYAPRAWWMFRVFGHRMVSVLNGGFKNWVKEGHPVTSEISRPEPAVFKATLDRSLLKTYTDMVENMKSKRFQVVDSRSEGRYRGTEPEPGNEGLEPGHIPGSLNMPFFKFLTEAGFEKSPEEIRSMFQEKKVDLSQPLIATCRKGVTACHIALAAYLCGKPDVAIYDGSWSEWFRRAPPEHKLSEWKRNKA, encoded by the exons ATGGTGCAGAAAGTACTGTACAGAGCTCTGGTCTCCACCAAGTGGCTCTCAGAATCTGTCCTGGCCAAACGGATTGGGCCCAGCCTGCGTGTGCTAGATGCATCCTGGTACTCTCCTGGGGAGAGGGATGCCCAGCAGGAGTTCCGAGACAGGCATGTACCTGGCGCCTCATTTTTCGATATCGAGGAGTGTAAAGATAAGTCGTCGCCCTATGAGCTCATGCTGCCCAGTGAGGCACACTTCGCCGACTACGTTGGGCACCTGGGGATCAGCAATGACACGCATGTGGTGGTGTATGATGGGGATGACTTGGGGAGCTTCTATGCACCCCGAGCCTGGTGGATGTTCCGGGTCTTCGGGCACAGAATGGTTTCCGTGCTGAACGGCGGTTTCAAGAACTGGGTGAAGGAGGGTCACCCTGTGACATCAGAGATCAGCCGGCCAGAGCCAGCAGTGTTTAAGGCCACCTTGGACAGGTCCCTGCTGAAGACCTATACAGACATGGTAGAGAACATGAAATCCAAGCGGTTCCAGGTGGTGGATTCCAGGTCTGAGGGGAGGTACCGGGggacagaaccagaaccagggaACGAAG GGCTTGAACCAGGTCACATCCCCGGCTCGCTGAACATGCCCTTCTTTAAATTCCTCACTGAAGCCGGCTTTGAGAAGAGCCCAGAGGAGATTCGGAGCATGTTCCAGGAGAAGAAGGTGGACCTCTCGCAGCCACTCATTGCCACGTGCCGTAAGGGGGTCACGGCGTGCCACATTGCCCTGGCGGCGTACCTCTGTGGCAAGCCAGATGTGGCCATCTATGATGGATCCTGGTCAGAGTGGTTCCGCCGGGCCCCGCCAGAGCACAAGCTCTCTGAGTGGAAGCGCAACAAGGCATAA
- the CIMIP4 gene encoding ciliary microtubule inner protein 4: MEQEVPMTSASLTPAAAKHESVLAHDPSVEPGDGNTERILAGARASSKRTSLKSSSRTSWKISKNPTDSRTLMSSPQVKSQASPSAQHLHTRSYSKQRLRPKTPSAWRHLTREEGEEGRDVSGAKEPAVGQHQRGRTGSLLHLAKSTQKEAESVQAYSDGKEPVAGQHRPLGPRVPGSPRKTTKTSHKEAREFRNGLSAKESLASIGQDVKAEGKLFQEKKSSIIPINIKHKFGSSIVDELVTEEQARRALCEAGLIEGQKRLSNRAPKTPENPMATTSFADYYELGYNLRSNIFQGGPIESKSLMKDSYTPDVIQRAVRDPKHWHGRKTDDLGRWHQKNALNLNLQKALEQKYGEKTKGTKS, encoded by the exons ATGGAACAG GAGGTGCCTATGACCTCGGCCTCCCTTACACCTGCTGCAGCGAAACATGAGTCTGTGCTAGCCCACGACCCATCAG TGGAACCTGGAGATGGCAACACGGAGCGCATCCTGGCTGGGGCACGGGCCAGCAGCAAGAGAACCTCCTTGAAAAGTTCCAGTAGAACCTCCTGGAAGATCTCCAAGAACCCTACAGATAGCAGAACACTCATGAGTTCTCCTCAAGTCAAATCCCAGGCATCCCCCTCTGCACAGCATCTACACACCAGAAGCTATAGTAAACAGAGGCTCCGGCCCAAAACTCCTTCTGCATGGCGTCATCTCACCAGAGAAGAAGGAGAAGAAGGCCGGGATGTCTCAGGTGCCAAGGAACCAGCAGTGGGGCAACATCAAAGAGGGAGGACAGGAAGTCTCCTACATCTTGCAAAGTCTACCCAGAAGGAGGCAGAAAGTGTCCAAGCCTACTCAGATGGCAAAGAACCAGTAGCAGGGCAACATCGACCGCTGGGGCCCAGGGTGCCTGGATCTCCCCGAAAGACCACCAAGACCAGCCACAAGGAAGCGAGGGAATTCCGGAATGGCTTAAGTGCAAAGGAATCCTTAGCATCAATAGGGCAAGACGTGAAAGCAGAGGGGAAGCTCTTTCAGGAGAAGAAAAGCAGCATAATCCCAATTAACATCAAACACAAGTTCGGGAGCAGCATCGTGGATGAGCTCGTCACCGAGGAGCAG GCGCGTCGTGCTCTGTGTGAGGCTGGACTGATCGAGGGGCAGAAACGACTCAGCAACCGGGCCCCTAAGACACCAGAGAATCCCATGGCCACCACATCCTTTGCTGATTATTATGAACTGGGTTACAACCTGAGGTCAAACATCTTCCAAG GTGGCCCAATAGAGAGTAAGAGCCTGATGAAGGATTCCTATACCCCAGATGTGATTCAAAGGGCAGTCAGAGACCCCAAGCACTGGCATGGAAGGAAAACCGATGACCTAG GACGATGGCACCAGAAAAATGCCCTAAACCTTAACCTGCAAAAAGCTTTGGAGCAGAAATATGGAGAGAAGACCAAAGGTACCAAATCCTAG
- the MPST gene encoding 3-mercaptopyruvate sulfurtransferase: protein MSVTPPSSSDPGGARRKPQRLSESGQDSGAMSQQFLYRALVSAKWLSETIKSPQAGQAVKILDASWYLPKMKRDPRHEFEEHHIPGAAFFDIDLCSDRTSPYDHMLPSADDFAEYVGKLGVGNDSHVVVYDASDQGLFSAPRVWWMFRAFGHHAVSLLDGGLKNWQREGYPLSSGKNRAVPVEFHASLDKSLVKTHEDIEENIESRRFQLVDARPAGRFRGTEAEPREGIEPGHIPGSVNIPFLDFLTEAGFEKTPEAIRSLFQEKKVDLSKPVVATCGSGVTACHVTLGAYLCGKPDVAVYDGAWVEWYMRARPGEVISEGKGKTL from the exons ATGTCAGTCACACCGCCGAGCAGCAGCGACCCGGGAGGGGCACGGAG GAAACCCCAGAGACTGTCTGAATCTGGCCAGGACTCAGGAGCAATGTCTCAACAGTTCCTTTATCGGGCACTGGTGTCAGCTAAGTGGCTCTCAGAAACCATCAAGTCCCCTCAGGCTGGGCAGGCTGTGAAGATCCTGGATGCATCCTGGTACCTCCCGAAGATGAAGCGTGACCCCCGGCATGAGTTTGAGGAGCACCACATCCCTGGTGCTGCTTTCTTTGACATCGACCTATGCAGTGACCGCACGTCGCCATATGACCACATGCTGCCCAGTGCGGATGACTTTGCGGAGTATGTGGGCAAGCTGGGCGTGGGGAACGACTCCCACGTGGTCGTGTATGATGCCAGTGATCAAGGTCTCTTCTCTGCTCCCCGTGTCTGGTGGATGTTCCGGGCCTTTGGGCACCATGCTGTCTCCCTTCTGGATGGTGGGCTGAAGAACTGGCAGCGGGAGGGGTACCCACTGAGCTCTGGCAAGAACCGAGCAGTTCCTGTGGAGTTCCATGCCTCCCTGGACAAGTCACTGGTGAAGACCCATGAGGACATAGAGGAGAACATAGAGTCACGTCGCTTTCAGCTGGTTGATGCTCGCCCTGCAGGGCGGTTCAGAGGGACGGAGGCAGAGCCCAGGGAAG gAATTGAGCCTGGTCATATTCCTGGCTCCGTGAACATCCCCTTCTTGGATTTCCTCACAGAAGCTGGCTTTGAGAAGACCCCTGAGGCAATCCGCAGCTTATTCCAGGAGAAGAAAGTGGACCTCTCAAAGCCAGTGGTAGCCACATGTGGCTCAGGAGTCACTGCCTGCCATGTGACCCTGGGGGCGTACCTCTGTGGCAAGCCAGATGTGGCTGTCTACGATGGTGCCTGGGTGGAGTGGTACATGCGGGCGCGGCCTGGAGAGGTCATCTCTGAGGGCAAAGGCAAGACCCTCTGA